From a single Nostoc edaphicum CCNP1411 genomic region:
- a CDS encoding CHAT domain-containing protein has translation MKKIINFCLLFVLTVLLCVVLSPAIANISQTKIINQDSQSQIVESQTLYESGRFTEAVQVLRQAVQAYQQQGDTLKQSVALSNLSLAYQQLGDWQQAQIAITNSLDLQGFQPQGTTNKNLAVLAQTLDIQGRLQLLTGKPEVALTTWEQTEDIYTKLGDKNGIALALIYQAQALRNRGFNQQAIKRLEQVNQTLASQGDSLAKAAVLLSLGDTLENVGESEKSRLTLEQSLAIYQNLKLPENIASSLLSLGNNARNQQKIPQAIAFYQQTFDTSPSPLTKIQAKLNHLNLLIEEKQFTATQTLIPEIQSLLAQLPPSRPSIYARINFAHSLSILNTPKSQIAQLLATAIQQARSLDDIRAEAYALGNLGNLYEKTQQFAEAINLTQQALILAQTSNAPEITYLWQWQMGRLLKAQGNFTGAIAAYDATVETLESLRTDLVAVNQDIQFNFRDNVEPVYRESVVLLLQNSGEKPDIKTLDKARTRIEALQLAELDNFFREACLEGQKVVLDQVVDKENPNTAILYPIILPEQLQVIVKIPQQPLRHYTVNKSQVEVERTLAEMREYILEPDRTEEVRTLSQEVYNWLIKPIESDLATSKVNTLVFVLDGALKNIPLAALYDGEKYLVEKYAVALSLGLQLLAPRPLAQTPLTVLAAGLVQPPAEFPKFSPLPGVKLEFDLISQTGASTTKLLDKDFTTSTLEKNVNTIPFNVLHLATHGQFSSRPEDTFILANDGSINVLQFDNLLRSQSDTSSQILELLVLSACQTATGDNRATLGLAGAAIKAGARSTVASLWHINDQSTAILIGEFYNELVNSKVTKAEALRRAQVKLLTKYPNYSRPGYWAAYVLVGNWF, from the coding sequence GTGAAGAAGATTATTAATTTTTGTTTACTATTTGTGTTAACTGTACTCTTATGTGTTGTGCTGAGTCCAGCGATCGCAAACATTTCGCAAACGAAGATAATTAATCAAGATTCACAATCACAAATTGTCGAAAGCCAAACATTATATGAAAGTGGTAGATTTACTGAGGCGGTGCAAGTTTTACGGCAAGCAGTCCAAGCATATCAACAGCAAGGAGATACTTTAAAACAATCTGTAGCTTTGAGTAATCTATCTCTGGCTTATCAACAACTTGGTGATTGGCAACAAGCTCAAATTGCTATTACCAATAGTTTAGATTTACAAGGCTTTCAACCACAAGGTACAACTAATAAAAATTTAGCAGTTTTAGCTCAAACTTTAGATATTCAAGGACGCTTACAACTCTTGACAGGTAAGCCAGAAGTAGCTCTTACTACTTGGGAACAGACTGAAGATATTTACACCAAGCTGGGAGATAAAAACGGTATTGCTTTGGCACTAATTTATCAAGCTCAAGCATTGAGAAATCGAGGGTTTAATCAGCAAGCTATTAAAAGACTAGAACAGGTAAATCAAACCTTAGCATCTCAAGGTGATTCTTTAGCAAAGGCAGCAGTTTTACTTTCCCTTGGTGATACATTAGAAAATGTAGGGGAATCAGAAAAATCTCGGCTGACTTTAGAACAAAGTTTAGCAATTTATCAAAATTTAAAGTTACCAGAAAATATTGCTTCAAGTCTGCTTAGTTTAGGTAATAATGCTCGGAATCAACAAAAAATTCCCCAAGCGATCGCATTTTATCAACAAACATTTGATACATCACCTTCACCCCTCACAAAAATTCAAGCAAAACTCAATCATCTCAATTTACTAATTGAGGAAAAACAATTCACAGCAACACAAACCTTAATTCCAGAAATTCAATCTCTACTTGCACAACTTCCACCCTCACGCCCATCGATTTACGCCCGAATTAACTTTGCTCACAGTTTGTCTATTTTAAATACTCCCAAATCCCAAATTGCTCAACTCCTGGCTACAGCTATACAACAAGCCCGGAGTTTGGATGATATCCGGGCCGAAGCCTATGCTTTAGGGAATTTGGGTAATTTGTATGAAAAAACCCAACAATTTGCTGAGGCTATTAACCTCACACAACAGGCTTTGATATTGGCGCAAACCAGCAACGCACCAGAAATTACTTATTTGTGGCAATGGCAAATGGGTAGATTATTAAAAGCCCAAGGTAATTTTACCGGAGCGATCGCAGCTTATGATGCAACTGTAGAAACATTAGAGTCACTGCGTACTGACTTAGTAGCAGTTAATCAGGATATACAGTTTAATTTCCGAGATAATGTAGAGCCAGTTTATCGTGAGTCGGTGGTTTTGCTGCTGCAAAATTCTGGAGAAAAACCCGACATTAAAACATTAGATAAAGCTAGAACACGTATAGAGGCGTTACAGTTAGCAGAATTGGATAACTTTTTCCGAGAAGCTTGTTTAGAAGGACAAAAGGTAGTTTTAGATCAAGTAGTAGACAAAGAAAATCCCAACACTGCCATACTCTATCCAATTATTCTGCCAGAACAACTGCAAGTAATTGTTAAAATTCCTCAGCAACCACTGCGCCATTATACAGTTAACAAATCCCAGGTTGAAGTTGAGCGTACCTTGGCAGAAATGCGGGAATATATTTTAGAACCTGATAGAACGGAAGAAGTACGAACCCTTTCCCAAGAAGTCTATAACTGGTTAATTAAACCTATTGAATCTGATTTAGCTACAAGTAAAGTTAATACTTTGGTATTCGTGCTAGATGGAGCCTTAAAAAATATACCCTTAGCTGCTCTTTACGACGGAGAGAAATATTTAGTAGAAAAATACGCTGTTGCTCTCAGTTTAGGGCTTCAGCTATTAGCACCCAGACCTCTCGCTCAAACACCATTGACAGTACTTGCTGCTGGTTTAGTGCAACCCCCGGCGGAGTTCCCAAAATTCTCACCCTTACCAGGAGTCAAGTTAGAATTCGACCTCATTTCTCAAACCGGAGCATCTACCACAAAATTACTAGATAAAGATTTTACCACTAGCACTCTAGAAAAAAATGTAAATACTATTCCTTTTAATGTCTTACATTTGGCAACTCACGGACAATTTAGTTCTCGCCCGGAAGATACTTTCATTTTAGCCAATGATGGTTCTATCAATGTTTTACAGTTCGATAACTTACTCCGCAGTCAGAGTGACACTAGTAGCCAAATTTTAGAATTATTAGTTTTGAGTGCTTGTCAGACTGCCACAGGTGACAACCGTGCTACATTAGGTTTGGCAGGCGCAGCGATCAAAGCAGGCGCACGTAGTACAGTCGCTTCACTGTGGCATATCAATGATCAATCTACTGCCATTTTAATTGGTGAATTTTACAACGAATTAGTCAATAGTAAAGTGACTAAAGCAGAAGCATTGCGTCGCGCTCAAGTAAAATTATTAACCAAGTATCCTAATTATAGTCGCCCTGGTTACTGGGCTGCCTATGTATTAGTTGGTAATTGGTTTTAA